A single region of the Raphanus sativus cultivar WK10039 chromosome 1, ASM80110v3, whole genome shotgun sequence genome encodes:
- the LOC108809425 gene encoding FBD-associated F-box protein At5g27750 — protein sequence MPRCDMISALPEPLITKILSYLPTKHSVTTSVLSTRWKNLWLTVPALVLNRRDFPYGQDQVVLSFLDRLLDFNPDLRLLKVKLKCGDVEIDGFKDRISTVIQRGPQHLDVEGCIYYIDRRDTQIYPFIDYMPLNLYTSRTLVSLTLTYWGVEDPGLVVYMSCLKSMTLVKALFRDDASLERLVSGCPVLEELTLVRDTHSNFEGSVDSFMRVRSGSLKRFRVPLWYGEEYCTSPFVKYAIEIDAPRLERMTLGEDQFDSIAVKNLDSLFSVDLDIKFSVKFDPEDLSKRNEIRYFLSGISSVRSMIISEKTVKVLEIYSSVGMIPKFINLSRLEVVFPCDSLQFLPAFLECFPNLKHLILEVYYSREMEDAFELTDVPQCFLSTLECVQLKRIHEWEEEEMKVATYFLENAAVLKKLTLSLTNYPRYVSDEEIFHVVNRVAKRSPTCQILADWDLC from the exons ATGCCTCGGTGCGATATGATCAGCGCGTTACCGGAACCTTTGATTACTAAAATACTCTCATACCTTCCCACTAAACACTCGGTGACGACAAGCGTCTTATCAACGAGATGGAAGAATCTGTGGCTAACTGTTCCAGCTCTTGTCTTAAACCGCCGCGACTTCCCTTACGGACAAGACCAAGTGGTCCTCAGCTTCCTCGACAGGCTCCTCGATTTTAACCCTGATCTACGCCTTCTAAAAGTCAAGTTGAAGTGCGGTGACGTGGAGATAGACGGGTTCAAGGATCGGATCAGTACAGTGATTCAACGTGGACCTCAGCATCTAGACGTCGAGGGTTGTATTTACTATATAGATCGCCGTGACACCCAAATCTATCCTTTTATCGACTACATGCCTCTGAATCTGTACACGAGCAGGACGTTGGTTTCCTTGACGCTCACGTATTGGGGTGTCGAGGATCCTGGTCTTGTTGTCTACATGTCTTGCCTCAAATCCATGACGCTTGTGAAAGCTCTCTTTCGAGACGACGCGAGTCTGGAGAGACTCGTGTCGGGTTGTCCTGTTCTCGAAGAGCTGACCTTGGTTAGGGATACGCATTCTAATTTCGAAGGTTCGGTTGATAGTTTCATGCGTGTGAGGTCTGGGAGCTTGAAGAGGTTTCGCGTTCCACTCTGGTACGGAGAAGAATATTGTACTAGTCCGTTTGTGAAATACGCTATTGAGATTGATGCTCCGAGGCTAGAGCGTATGACTCTCGGAGAAGATCAGTTTGATAGCATCGCGGTGAAGAACCTGGACTCTTTGTTCAGTGTTGACCTTGATATCAAGTTTTCTGTCAAGTTTGATCCGGAGGACTTGTCAAAGAGAAATGAAATCCGTTATTTTCTCTCTGGGATCTCGAGTGTAAGAAGCATGATCATCTCTGAGAAGACAGTGAAG GTCCTTGAGATTTACTCTAGCGTAGGGATGATTCCAAAGTTCATTAACTTATCACGTTTAGAAGTCGTGTTCCCTTGCGATTCATTACAGTTTTTGCCAGCCTTTCTTGAGTGTTTCCCCAATCTGAAACACTTAATCTTG GAGGTTTATTATTCAAGGGAGATGGAGGATGCATTTGAACTCACAGATGTGCCTCAGTGCTTCTTATCGACTCTGGAGTGTGTTCAGCTTAAGAGAATCCACGAGTGGGAGGAAGAGGAGATGAAAGTAGCCACTTACTTTCTTGAAAACGCTGCTGTCCTGAAGAAACTCACTCTGAGTCTCACCAACTATCCTCGTTATGTCTCTGATGAAGAAATCTTCCACGTGGTTAATAGAGTCGCAAAACGTTCTCCAACATGTCAGATTCTTGCTGATTGGGATTTATGTTGA